The genomic window aaCATATCATTTCAGGGCCAGTTCTTAGCCCAACAAACAGACAGAGTGATCACCTGTGTTTGTGGCTAAAGCATACAAAGAAGAGGAAATTATCATATTAAGTGACACGCCACCGACATTTTGACAGCCATCGTAAACAAAGTTTAAATTACAGTAACAACCTTTGGGAATTTTAACTGAACATGCCTTCCCAAGCCATTATGTGTGTTCCTGGGTTTGGGGAATCGATAAAGGTTAGGGACTCTGCTGGTTTACTACCAGTCTTGCTGTCCAGCAATCTCTTTGCCTGAGGTGACAAGAGCTGGTGTCTGAGGTAGACTCCAATACTGATGGTTTTGGGGACTTCTCATCCATGCTGAGGCAACAGACTCTagggtggctcaggacttcataGCTGCCATGACGATAATGGGGCTATCCCAACATGTCATCAGCCAAACACATGTGGCAGGCCACAATCTGAACCTTGTTTTCTCAAATGGAGAGGTTGCATGAAAGTTGTGAATATTGACATCCGCCACTTGttatggtcagatcacttcctgctgAGGACAATACCTTTGGATGCTTTTGCATCAACATATCAATGCCACTTAAATCTATTCCTTGGTTGCTTGCAGGTTCACCAAAAATGGAACATTGTCAGCTAGACACCTATATAATGTTGGTCTTCTGTCTAGGTTGGCTTCAAGGATAAATGAATTTACCCTAAACTTGCCTCTTGGAGAAAGTTCATCTAAGGCTTCAGGTGCTGCCTCATGATtgtattgtggggttttttttgtactcTCTGCCTTCTTCTTACAGTTTTGTACTCTACAATCGGTAGAGTAAGTTTTGCTTGCTGCTCAATTTCATCGAAattaaccctggaccttctgcatatTAAGCAGATGGGCATCACTTATTTCACAGAGTTGGGACTGACCCAACAAATTCATGCTCACATAAACTAAGATTTTATTCCAGAGCAATGAATATGGGATTTTTGGGTACAACATTAGCTAAGCTGCACTGTGTCTAGAATCTACATTATGTTTCAGGTATGCCGGAATCACTATCAAGGAGCAATGGGCAGAATAGTTAGAAGGGTTAATACCATCTTGCTAAAATGTGAGTAATAACTAAATGTCTTAGATTAGGAGCGGGCTTTCTCCTATGTCTCTGCATAGTAACATTTTATCCAAGTGATAACTaccatatttaataataataaataataattttattatttatatcctgcccatctggctgtgtttccccagccactctgggcagtttatgGCATATGtgaaaacataaaacatcaaacattaaaaaccaacATCTTACACAATATCTTTCAAATATGCAGACTAAGGACTACAAGTAGAAAAGCCAGCATGATACAGCTGAATTTAGACGCATCATCACCTCTCAGACTAGACTGCTATGGTGCAAGACCCTTCAATTAAGGGCTGCAAAGTATCGTGAGGATTAAAATCATTCTCTTATACTTCCCCCTGCCTTGGATTCCTCTGAAATCTGTAATATATACTTGCTATAAAGTAGAGTCATAATCTTTCACAGAAGCCACTGTCACTATCAGCTTTTTTAGGCTGAAAAAGAAGAAATCTAAACTAGGTTCTGAGACCAGTTCAAATTTCCAAGAGTTTTGAGCAACTTCTCTTGCTACTTTATCAGATAGTCCAATTACATAGTTTTCTTTATACATATACCACAATAAATTCAATCAGGAACTTACGTCGTCAGCAGGAATGCTCCATCGTTGCATCTTTCTAGAGCTTTACGTGCTGGGGGTTTTGCAGCAAACTCTACGAAACCTTTCCCAGTTGCTCTACCACGATCATCTACTACAACAACAGCTCTTTCCACAGGGCCAAATTGAGAGAAAGCTTGTTCCAGGAGCTCATTGGAAACAACAGGTGAAAGATTCTTTACTGTTAAAGCAGCTCCATGAGTAGCAAAACGAATTCGAAGTGGTCTGCTCTTCAAAATAGTTCCATCGAGTTCTGCCTTTGCAATTTCAGCTAGTGTCCTGGAttccttttcaggaaaaaaaacATATACACATAATGCACAGTTGAATATAACACACCAATaattcatttcaacattttatgGGGGGAATTCAACTTTGCGCTTTTCAAATTTTTCCAGCTATGCAAGCAttccagcttgccagatggaacaataccCGTCCCCCAGcgctgttctaggggttctcccAACACACAACCCCAAGTCAATTTCAGAATGCATGTAAAGGGGAAGCCACATTATGCAAGCTGAAGTCCTTGTGCGGGGCTTCCATAGacagggctggttaggtgaatcccaccatATGTACTTAAAATCTGCAAGTACTCtgtattctgtttctgattttcTATAACCAGGCTTCAACAATTCCACTCTCCATTGCCCTCTAGCGTACATGGTGAGCAACCTGTCTTCTTTATAACTttgaatcagtgttagaaactgggatagaaaagttAGGGGTCAAATGGCTTCtaggacctgggttgtgggcgccaaaacagaatgtctagtcgccgctggggtgtgtgtgtcggcaacactttatttttttgataagcatgaattaatacgcaattcacataagtgacacattgttaatatcacattttagcAGAAATTCTTAAtgaatgtttaataaaaatattggcaccctacttcagttttcaaaacaccctactccttattgttaaactccttaacatattgccTATCTGtaacatatactttgaggcttcaagGCACATACATTTctgtaatccttgagtgtcagccaggcacaaaaaaatggcacccaatCCTTTTGAGATGctcacaaatggagaatctttaggtgcaaaatgcgcctggcacccTGCTAATTTCAAACCCTGCTTTGAATCTACAGAGGTGtttgggaattattattattattaatttgtataccactcttcatctgtaACTCGTagggtagttcacaacataaaaatacatgataaacaacacaaaatgcatgataaaaataagaacaaaaacaaaccaatcatCCCCCTAGCAGCTGAACTGTGATCACTGCAACATCCCCTGATGTGAAGATGGGAGGAAGGTTGGGGGTTGTTTTGGAGCTTGAATGCCTAGGCAACACAAAGACAAACCATCCACACATCCACACCTGAGCCAGCTTTTCTTCCTCCATAGAAACCCCTGACTATTATTTACGAGCACCCCCCACCTTTTTAATCTATGAATGCCATGTAATTTTTACGCTGCTCAAAGAACCTCAATTAGTGGGCAGCATAGAAGTCCCATAAATATTCCAAAATAATCTCAGTTTGGTGTTGGGGAAGGAGGAATATCTTAAAGCTGGGGGAACCAATGTGGCACCTGGGGGCACTACAGTATCCTCAAACATCCCTAGGTGTTTGCTGAGGTCCCCAGTCCCACTTAGCATTAAAAAGCCACCGTGTCCCTCACAGAAATTCTGTTGGTGCAAGAAACAGGGGGACGTGTAAAAATAGCCCTTTATCATGAGGCAGCAAGAGAAGCCTAAATAGTTTTCAAAAAGGTTGTGAATTGGTTCCAATATCCCGTCAATGTCTGCTTATCAGAGCAAGTGGGGATAATACATGTTAATTATGATTAGAACAAAGTTTGAAGAGCTCAGTAGGAATGCCTGACCAATGTTGCTGCATTTCGGGCACAAAGAAAAGTTAGTCCTGCTTTCTATCAACCCATGATGTTAGATTTGTGGAGCAGCCTGAATATAGACCAAGCAGTATAATTTAAATTTTATAATTTGAAACACAATGTGTCTCCTCAGCCACCTACTGTATTGCGGCATGCAACTGTTATAAAGAATGGTGGAACCAATTAGATGGGCAGATGATATATGAGGATGGGGAAAACGTAGGTGGCGGCTCACAGTCATGTGAGACCACCCATTAAATACTTGAATGGGGTAACCATTTTGACACAAACTTGAGGAAAATAGTCATGGAGCTTGGGAATATGGAACAGCTTTATCTCTTTTTCAGGATTGGTGCGGACGTTTTAACTCTTGACCATGGGATAGCTCAGGCTGGCTACAGCATAGTGTTCTTATTGCAGCCAGTTTGATCCCAGTATGGGACAtctgcatacagtcatacctcatgatATGATTGCTTCTGGTTACGTGTTTTTGGGTTGGCGCACCGCGGCAAACCCGGatgtaccagaacaggttactttgggtttcgccgctcgcgcatgtgcagaagcgctaaatcgcgtcACATGCTTGCGCAGGCGTGCCGCTTCTatttgcgaacgctgcgggttgcagacaTGCATCCGTTGCAGATTATGtccgcaacctgaggttccactgtattcctgcattggggggggtggactagatgatcctcgaggtcctttccaactctacaattctaagaatcGTCAATGGTATTTCTGTTGGGGGGCCTTTCCTCTGAACAGCTTCATACAGGATCCACATCAGTTGCTCCTGGGGTGTTTGAAGGACAGAAAATCGGCTCCATGGCTGCAAATGAACAAAAGCCATTCATTCATCATCAAAACTGGGTGTGAACGTGGGTTACGGAGGACAACGGCAAACGGAAGGAAAAATCGTAAAGGGGCCATACAGCAGGCACGTGAAAGGAGGGGAGGAGGCCACCCGCGTGCACAGCGGCTTCGCGGGGTGGGGGCTTGTGTGAATGTACGCGCGTCTATCGGGAGGAGTGTCGCTCGCTCGTGCGCGCGCGCTCGGTTTCTGCAGCAGAGCCGTTCCCGAGTGAGGGGGCGAGCAGGGATGGACACGTTACGGCCTCGTTCACACGtgagcggggtggggggagagaagtagAGCGAGGACGGACACTGGAACATTTCCCtctcattcttctctctctcacacacagacacactctctctctctcacacacacacacacacaccatttccaaGGGAAACCCCGAGCACGCTTCCTCACCAGCCGGATGAAGCCGAAGCCGCGGTCCCGGTTAATGAAGACCTCGCTGGGCTCTCCGTAGCGCTCGAAGAGGCGCTTGAAGTCCTCCTCGGTGATGTCGGTGGGCAGGTTCCCCACGAAGAGGCGGCACCGCTGCGTGTAGCTCTTCTCGccgggcttcaggaagctcttgaTGTCGACGGTGAAGCCGGCGCCGCcgccctgctcctcctcctccttcaccatCACCATGGCCGCCGCCGCTTCGTTGTCCGGCGGAGGCTCCAGACCGCGCAGCCCTTTCATGCTGCCGCCGCCCACCATGCTGATCGGCGGGGCGGCCGCCGGGGAGCTGTTCTCAATCCTCACTTGCTTCAGGTTCCTGTTCGCCGACATCGCGCCGAGGGAG from Podarcis raffonei isolate rPodRaf1 chromosome 4, rPodRaf1.pri, whole genome shotgun sequence includes these protein-coding regions:
- the PSPC1 gene encoding paraspeckle component 1 isoform X2 yields the protein MSANRNLKQVRIENSSPAAAPPISMVGGGSMKGLRGLEPPPDNEAAAAMVMVKEEEEQGGGAGFTVDIKSFLKPGEKSYTQRCRLFVGNLPTDITEEDFKRLFERYGEPSEVFINRDRGFGFIRLESRTLAEIAKAELDGTILKSRPLRIRFATHGAALTVKNLSPVVSNELLEQAFSQFGPVERAVVVVDDRGRATGKGFVEFAAKPPARKALERCNDGAFLLTTTPRPVIVEPMEQFDDEDGLPEKLMQKTQQYHKEREQPPRFAQPGTFEFEYASRWKALDEMEKQQREQVDRNIREAKEKLEAEMEAARHEHQLMLMRQDLMRRQEELRRLEELRNQELQKRKQIQLRHEEEHRRREEEMLRQEELRRQQEGGFKSNFMDNEGNTTIATLVSLSCHSLYQMGQMPGLLP